Part of the Vigna unguiculata cultivar IT97K-499-35 chromosome 3, ASM411807v1, whole genome shotgun sequence genome, aatgaaaggaaaaattaattaaaagtaaaccATGTTCACTCCAACTATGGTAATTTGATACCCCATTAGTGACTGGTTGTTTGTATGTTAATAAACCAAAACTTCCGGCAAGAGGTTATAGTATGTAGAGGTTCCAACAATAGCTAGTTGTAAAAATAACCATTAGAAtatttggcttacaacagtcaTAATTATACAACTTTCCAAGAGGTGATACCAGGAAATGAAGACTCCTTTGGTGGCATTGACCATGGTGTATAACCTTCCTGGAGAGAAAACTAAGACAAGTTACAACAGATACCATAACATTCGTCATCATTGTAGATAGTAATCAATAACTGGCTTATTTGATACAGAGCTAAAAGTGCTTTACAAAGCTTCTCTTAAAACATACTTATCCAAACAAGCCATAATCTGCCCCTAGTGATTTTCTTACAACAAAATTCATGGTTATCAAATCAGGACATTAATTATTCTTTCCTCCATACATCGCAAGTCCAATGAACTATGATCATAAATTAATCTAATCTTTCGTTTAAGATGAAATCAAAAGAATTATATGAATTGAACTGAGTAACTTAACATTAGGAATGAAACGATGCAATCTTAAGCGAAAAGAACGAAATAAAGGATGCAAAAGCTTGGTATCATCACACGAACTTCGCTACCTCAATTATATTCTTCTCTAGAGTTGGCACAACCGCTCAAGCTCCAATCCGCGATGGCGAAAATTGTGGTAGGTTTTACATGAAAGGGGAATTTGGGGAAGAAAAACACGCAAGCTATTGGGCCTTCCAGGCTCACGTGATACGTGGGAGTTTCATCCTGGACTTCACGTATTTCTTTGGATTACTcaaattttttagaataatattttttgaatggacaatgatactttaacctatttttttatccacttttaacTCACCATTCTTATCATttttagatcatcacatcacatcattacaaaaaaattaaaataaataatctaagAGTGATGgattaaaagtgagtcaaaaaaagtggattaaaatatcatttttcttttcgaaTTTATATTTAAGAGAGTAATACAATTGTTTTacaataaattatgttatttagataaagaattttaagacaaactaaaattcaaaaagttcacgaaaataattagattacttaaaaatagataattttaaatttcacctaaaaagtaaaaagttgaaaattttcagaTAAATTTTAcctattctttttaatttgactTTACTTAAATAGTTGTCAacataagaaaaatagaaatattgtTGAGATGACAGTTTTTCAATTAATGTCAACTAAAacttgttttaatatatatatatatatatatatatatatatatatatatatatatatatatatatatatatatatatatatatataaatcctaaatatattttaaaaataagtatgtacgaaaaaaacagaaaaaaaaaacccaagaGAAGAGAGATttcatgtatattaaaatatagtaacGGCCTATCATTTATGTTATTTCcatgtaaaataaaagaaataattgatttatgttatttccatgtcaaataaaagaaataattggtTATATTTGATGTACAACGTGATTTAATACAATAAcaataagtaatttatttagttaatttaatttaatgactatttactttattatttattaaaatattactgaCTCGCccacataataaaattattataatttttttttcaattgatcatatatataaaaaggaatTTTAAAAGCATAAATGTTCTTCATATTTACTGAATGGGTTgtgtgaaatatttttaattgtaaagcATATTATCTTCTTATTTATCTTATAGTTGACTTCGGTTATTTCCGAAAAATCTTTATCAATTTAGAAGGGATTTggatttgaattataaattaccCACCAATTGTTAACAAAACATACcttatatatttctttctttcaattgCTTACCCAAACTTACCCAACAGTGTGAAGTGATGGCCCAAATTTCTTCTCTTCACTTCTCTGAATTCCCATCAATTCTTAATGTTCTTGTCATTGACAGTGATCTCAAACTTCTTGAATTCATCAAGAAAACATGCAACCAGTATTCTTATAAAGGTCAGATATACAATATTCTATTCATAATCATTTGTTAAGAGAAAGATTCTTTAGTTATCTTGATGCTTGTTTTGAGTTGTGTGCAGTTATGACATTTTCTGAATCTCTAAGTGCTGTCAATCTTTTGCGGGAAAGAAAAACGCATATTCATTTGATACTCATTGAAGTCCACATGCCAATTATGGATGGCTATGAATTCCTGCAATTCGTCAAGAAAGAAAGAATTAATGTTCCTGTCATCAGTATGACTACTACTAGTTTACTTTACATTATTCAAAGTTTTCGATTTTCGATTTTGACTATAATAAAGAATAACTTGAAGTTGTTCTACAATGTGTGCAGTGATGTCTGAAGATGATAGTAAAGCTTCCGCAATGAAGGCTATTGAACTTGGAGCTTGCGATTATCGGAATAAACCCTTGTGTGAGGACATGTTAAAGAATATGTGGATACGTGTTTTTATCCAGTTCCTGAGGGAACATAGGACCCAGAACAATATTGAGAGCTTGGGTGATGATAATAAAACAGAAGGGACAAGTGTTAAATCTGAATTTGATTCATCCATTGTTGGTAGGAGAAATAGTACTTTCAGAGAAAGTGATGATGTTGATGAATCAAAAAATTCTGTGAATCGCGTAGTATGGTCACAAGAACTGCATACTATATTTCTCGATGCTATTAGAAGAATTGGACTCGAAAGTATGATTCCTGGgcaattgttttatttttctctattcATCAGTATCTGTTCTTGTGTTCAAATTGACCgatttagttttcttaattattttgttttagatgCCGTGCCAAAGAAGATTCTCGAAGCTATGAACATGCCTGATTTGACAAGAGGACATGTTGCTAGTCATCTACAGGTTAGTACATTTTATTCTCTATATAGATTTCATTATTGTTTAGTGTGTTTTTGTGTAAAGATACAGAAAATCTTATGTTAACGGGAACTTAAATTTTGATTGACAGAAATACAGAAAATTTTTGAAACAGGAACAGCAACGAAAACTTCATGAAGAGAATGAGATGTATTTGGTTTCAGGTAATAAAAAACCAAGGTTGTATGCATCTGGGGAAAACAACTTGCAACCGACACATCCTGGTCTCACATGTAACATCATGGAACCACCAAGAGAGAAATTATGTGATCCAAATGTACAAGTTGCTGAACATTATCATGCAGAACAACAAACTTTGGCACATGATTCTCCTTATCCTTTGCCAGCGTTTCCTAATATTTCCATTACTAACAATTTTCCTGAGTCTTCTAGATATGAATTATGTTCCGTACCTGATGCGGCTACGATTCAGATGAATAATATGCAGCATCCTCAAATTCATCGAATCGACTTGCCGTCATCCTTCATAACTATTTCTGAAAATTCAGCTTCTTGTCCTCAGAATTACAACTTTTGCATGAACATGCCACCTCAACCAGTAGTACCAGGTGAAAACAACATAGGTCAAGTGGCTCGGTATGAGTACAACAATGGAGCTTCTATGCATTACCCACCACAGCTTCCTCAAAACGCAGGTTTCCCAAATGGTGTTGTGAGATATTTTGCTGCCTCTACAGATATTAATGATCAAACAATCAAGAAGGAGTTAAATTCTATGAACAATGGTCATCACAATCCCTGATAGACATTTCCGTATTCTTatcacagtttttttttttttttacttaattgagTATTAGACAAGTTTGTAAATTGTAACTGCTTACAACAATATATTTTGCTTTATCAATAGTTTGCATTGACATATTAATAGATAGTTTTGGGGGGGTTTTACTGTTGACAGTTGTCTGCACGAAGAATATTTAGGATTTGCGTAGTTAAAATTGGATTACTTGAATAATAACTTGCTTTATGAATATGCGAGAAGTTTGCATTGACAGATTAATAGATATGGTTTGGAGTGTTTActgtaaataaaatatcagtTTTATATTTGGATATATATACATATCGTAAAATACAATTTCGTTGGAATAattggaaaaaataataatataaattgaaaaggATAAAAGATAACATAGTTTCTCTTAACTtcttatcataatattttgttgttgagTAATTAGACAATTAttaagaatataaagaaaaaggaaactgaaattattaaaaagtgaagaaagaaaatttgggaGTTACTAAAAAAAACAGAATTTCTGTTACCTTATGACGactttttgttgttatttttatgaaGAATGATActtgataaaaaacaaaagagataGATTGTTTGGTTTGCAAGACAATATGCTGTTTTGAACTAATTACACATTAACAAATGAGAATAGAATCTTGTTGAAAGAAGATGCTGAgtgaaaatttcattttatggAGTTAccataattcaaaaattataaattaattcccCTCCCCGCCAAATCTCCTTAAGGACCTCTTTCATTTCCTTCTAATAGAACACACTTGAAAGAAAATTAACAGATACCAACTACAATATCCACTCAGATCTCCGAACGGTTTCTTTTCATTCCTAAGACTTAACTTTCAGTCTAAAACAAAGGCGCAAAATACAAATGCACATCCAACTTTAGCACAGTTAAATTACAATGCTGGAACAATATGTGAGGGGAAACTACGCCTTTGCTTTCCCAGACTGAAGAGATTGAATCCTTTGTTGCAATTTCAGTATCTGCAACAGTGACAAAAGAAACTGGATATCAGTCATTTATAGGATCCATCTGGTTAAAAGAATCTTTTACAAATGCATGAAACTGGATCACTACATAATAAGTAGACCATAACACATATATCCATTCAAATTGAAATGGCATTCAACTTACCGGCATCAAATATCAGATGGAATGACCAAAAACATGTATAAGCAGAGACCAAAGATAAAAAGGAAAGGAAGCAAAAGTTACAAACCGTATCTTTCTTGCTATTTTGCTTCTCTTCCAAATCTTGAACTGTGGCATCAAGCCGCTTCCTGTCACACATAGAACAATTACATTCgtgataacaaaaataaaaattataaaacataagaTACTAAAACCAGCCCagacataaaatgaaaaggatggctaaaaaacataaagaagcCAGCAATGGTTAACAGTATTAGAAATGAGGGAAAGATAGGACATAGAGAATAAATTTAGTACAAGGTAATCCATCTATCTATCCAtgtcataaaatattttgtaatttatttgtGCATGTTTGTTGCCTGCCTAATACAAATACAAGCCTAATCTTTTGTTTGGGCTTGGAACCAGCTACACACGGAGttgtaataaaacaaaataggctcaatgtttgtatatattttttgtttccatGTTTGTATATATCTTTTGtttagtttcttttcttgaGTTTCTTGCACTGTGTTAGAGTAGATATTGTCTTTTACATTTTCCCCCATAGTCTACATTAGTTTTCATGGATAACATAACACAAATTAGCTATTAGAGTTGGAGTTTCCTTATGTTGACACATTGGTTGCCACTCTACTACATAAGAGGGGAGTTTACGATTTTGTAAATCTCTATGCGAATGGGGATTCAACAAATTGGCATTGTTGCCGAGGAAAGAAAGACTTAGCAGCCATTTGTATTTAGTTACCATCTGTTTTTCCAGTTTGAGCATTTTAGATAGGAGTAATCTATATTTTTCTGCCACTGTTATACACTGTTTTTGCTATGATCACTGTTCTATTTCGGTCACTGTGTTTACTGTAAGTGTGTGACCAAGTCCAGACCGGGTTCAATACACAGATTTCACTTTGAGCTTGAGACAACTTGAAGGGAGATAAAGgagaaaattcaaaaccaatttGAGTCAGGACCTCTAGACCAAACTGTCAAGCCTGTTGAACCAGAACCAGTTAATCTAAGAGACATAGACCTGCAATGTGAGAGAGAACCTGGAAGGAGTTGGCAAACGTGGAGGCAGGCTACCAGCATCTGTATATCCAGACTCCACATGCCGAATGAGCTGCCAAATTTGAATTGAAGCCAAAAAGTTCCATGGAATGGCGGGAGAGGATCCATACAAGAGAACCAGTGATGGAAGAATAGTGAAATTCAGCTTCAGTTTTCGTTCcagttttttcattttcctcttcatTACCTCGGAACAATTTTCTTTCTGCATTTTATGCTTAATTCTGTACTTGCTTTGCTGTTTCCAAATTGTTTTCCTTGCGGACAATGTGTCAAGTGTGGGGGAGTGGTttcatttttgcatttttgcTTAGTTTCCTACGCTCGCTGATTGCTACCTATATGCTTTAAACTTCTTTTTGCTATTTTATACCCTTGATTGCTGTGTTTTTAGTCATATTTGAACTATTTGCTGTTTTGAGTCGGTTCACCCATCCTTGTTAATAGCTTCATATAAATAGCAGATACTTCAAGCTTACTTATTTACTCTTTTGTTGCAAACTAACAAAAATCAATCCTATGGGACCGGACACCTAATAGTTCCTTGATTTCCTATTAAGATCTACAACCACATATGATAATCATATCAATTGAAAAGTATAAATAGAAAACGAAAACCATTCCATTTTCTATAGGAAGAAATGGAAGAAGTGGTCAGAAGCTCTTTGGAAGACCCAAGATTGATCAAGATTGGTCACACGCATAGTTTCCAAGTGAGAGCAAATGTGTTAACTAGTATCCTCAGGAATAACTAGGTTATGTGTTTCACCTCACAATAAGGGCATACGATAAAACgtattttaactaaataataaaacacaacCATGATAAGCTAATCATATGACCCACAAGTAATAAACCCCAATACCCATCATGACAATAAAAGGGGAAAACACAAACTTACAATTCAGCAGAAATGTATTCGATTCTCTTGCGGACATTTGCATTGGCCTCAGCCAAATCTTGTTTAACAAGTACGGGTCCAATCAACTTGTAAACATTTGCGTCTTCTTTCAACAAATCAAGTTCCTTATTAAAAGGAACACACATAATCAGTTGACATCGTAGCAGGAAGAACcagagaacaaataaaaatatatgattatggTACCTTGAGGACGAGCTCGTTCTCGCCAAGCTGAATCGTgtacttctttctcatttggtgATTCTTCGCAAtttctgcaaaaaaaaaaatgggaaattCATTGCACGAATTAGAAGAgtgaaaccaaatagaacaataatagaTAAGGGGAATAGTGAGCGTGCCCTTCTGGAGCTTGCTGAGATCATTGGCTTTGTTCTCCAATTCACGTTGAAGATCTCTGAGGTTGGACGAACTCATCGTGTTTCCGACCTTCTTCCTACAATTGCAGTTGTAAAACACCAATGACTACGGCTTTTGTTCTTCTTGTTGTTGGGTCGGCCCAACCCCATTAAGAGCCCAATCAGTATCACTCCATTCGAAAactctattttaaattaataaactcACACAACCTAATTAAAATTACTATCCAaaaccatatttttattttattaaaatgatacaatttgaaagtataaatataattctttacaaattatatcaataaaaattaaataatttatatatattgctGATAGAAGGAATTCAGGACATTCGTGACTTTTAATCTTTAATGTGGCACTTATCATtaagtaatatataatttttaaattcattgtttAAATTCATCGtggaataatttataattttatattttactaattttttttagaaaaatataaaatatatcattgttgttcttataacataaaataattaaattttaatattttttttttctcttcttactATAGAGTCACGGTTTAGAAATTGTTGATAGGCTttgatatttaacttttttttttcctttattcttaTTAACAACTTTGAGTGTACGTGTTTTATAGTTCTTTTTTAGGTGtgaaaaactatatattttttttttattaaaacttaactcgcatattttttaaattgta contains:
- the LOC114178133 gene encoding two-component response regulator ARR14-like produces the protein MAQISSLHFSEFPSILNVLVIDSDLKLLEFIKKTCNQYSYKVMTFSESLSAVNLLRERKTHIHLILIEVHMPIMDGYEFLQFVKKERINVPVIMMSEDDSKASAMKAIELGACDYRNKPLCEDMLKNMWIRVFIQFLREHRTQNNIESLGDDNKTEGTSVKSEFDSSIVGRRNSTFRESDDVDESKNSVNRVVWSQELHTIFLDAIRRIGLENAVPKKILEAMNMPDLTRGHVASHLQKYRKFLKQEQQRKLHEENEMYLVSGNKKPRLYASGENNLQPTHPGLTCNIMEPPREKLCDPNVQVAEHYHAEQQTLAHDSPYPLPAFPNISITNNFPESSRYELCSVPDAATIQMNNMQHPQIHRIDLPSSFITISENSASCPQNYNFCMNMPPQPVVPGENNIGQVARYEYNNGASMHYPPQLPQNAGFPNGVVRYFAASTDINDQTIKKELNSMNNGHHNP
- the LOC114176540 gene encoding prefoldin subunit 6, which translates into the protein MSSSNLRDLQRELENKANDLSKLQKEIAKNHQMRKKYTIQLGENELVLKELDLLKEDANVYKLIGPVLVKQDLAEANANVRKRIEYISAELKRLDATVQDLEEKQNSKKDTILKLQQRIQSLQSGKAKA